A region of the bacterium genome:
CGAAAGGGATTGAAGTCGATCCTCAGAGACGAATGGGAAATCTACGATCCCAATGGTCTGTTGATCGGAAAAGTGGAGGAAGATTCCACGGCGTTAGCGATTTTGCGGCGTTTCTTAACGAATTTGATTCCGCAGAAATATCATTTTGTGGTGGCTGGCCAGGAAGTGGGCACTTTTCAGCAGCAATTCAATCCGTTCCTTTACCGTGCAACGATGGATCTTACTAAAGATACAGGGAGGCGCCTGGACCGCCGTCTTGCGCTTGCCGCAGGAATTCTGCTTCTGGCAATTGAAGGTAGACAGGACTAGTCCTCCGGCATGCCTGCGATTGAAGTCGAAAAGCTGAGTAAAGACTACCTGGACAAAGCCAGGGGAGTCGTTCACGCGGTGACCGATCTTTCGCTCTCCTGTGAATACGGCGAAATTGTTGGATTGCTCGGTCCGAACGGCGCGGGTAAAACGACGACCTTGCGTGTTCTTGCCACAGTACTTGCACCCACTGCAGGGCAAGCTCGGGTTTCCGGTTTTGATGTTACTCGAGACTCATTGGAGGTGCGAAAGAAACTGGGGTTCCTGACCGGTGGCACTGGTCTCTACGGCCGTTTAACTCCGCGCGAAGTGCTCCGCTTCTTTGGAAGACTTCATGAGATGCCGGAAGAATCCATCCGCGCGAGAACGGAGAAATTGTTTGAACTCTTCGACATGAAATCCTTCCAGAACAGCCATTGCGACAAACTCTCCACCGGGCAGAAACAACGCGTCAATCTTGCCCGAACACTACTCCATGATCCTCCCGTCATCATTCTGGACGAACCCACGGCAGGACTCGACATTATCAGCAGCAAAACGATCCTCGATTTCATCCGTTCTGCAAAGCAGGAAGGAAAGTGCATTCTCTTTTCCACTCACTACATGACGGAAGCCGAAATCCTTTGCGA
Encoded here:
- a CDS encoding ATP-binding cassette domain-containing protein, which encodes MPAIEVEKLSKDYLDKARGVVHAVTDLSLSCEYGEIVGLLGPNGAGKTTTLRVLATVLAPTAGQARVSGFDVTRDSLEVRKKLGFLTGGTGLYGRLTPREVLRFFGRLHEMPEESIRARTEKLFELFDMKSFQNSHCDKLSTGQKQRVNLARTLLHDPPVIILDEPTAGLDIISSKTILDFIRSAKQEGKCILFSTHYMTEAEILCDRVAIIHDGAILEFDTLDGLKSKTGKQTLVDVFFSLVEQHEIQQNQ